In the Longibacter salinarum genome, one interval contains:
- a CDS encoding APC family permease — protein sequence MSESNTSSRNSGPPLKVEAESPNTELERSLGFVEAMAIGTGTMVGAGIFVFPGLAAGQAGPAAMLSFAIGAVIAMLVALPTAELATAMPESGGGYYFISRGLGAFLGSLVGIGQWLGLIFASAFYLMGFAYYLSDVLSVLGMTASLPVQAVAFMTVVVLTGVSITGTKNTGDLQSAIVGLLLVILAGFLGHGLLDALGFFGRETVPESYFPYGIMPVFTTAALVFTSYLGFAQIATVAGEIKDPARNLPRAMIGSVLLVGVLYVLTIFLSTSIVGSEALSGLGETAIVEVARAIFGTVGAAAILTGGLLATLSSANASILSSSRSLFALSRDSLVPDKMREINRKFRTPHIALLLTGVPIAGLILFGQVEVLAEVASLLHLVMYGLMCITLLVMRARQPASYDPDFRCPGSPVLPALGALASFGLIAFMQPLSIGLGFGVLIAAALWHVFYARDVDIVYE from the coding sequence ATGAGCGAGTCGAACACGTCGTCCCGCAATTCAGGGCCGCCACTCAAAGTAGAAGCCGAGTCGCCCAACACGGAACTGGAGCGATCACTCGGGTTCGTCGAGGCGATGGCCATCGGAACGGGGACCATGGTCGGCGCTGGAATCTTCGTGTTTCCCGGTCTCGCGGCCGGTCAGGCCGGCCCGGCGGCGATGCTGTCGTTCGCGATTGGGGCTGTCATTGCGATGCTCGTGGCATTGCCGACGGCCGAACTTGCGACCGCGATGCCCGAGTCCGGCGGTGGCTACTACTTCATCTCGCGCGGACTCGGAGCGTTTCTCGGAAGCCTCGTTGGGATCGGGCAGTGGCTGGGGCTGATCTTCGCGTCGGCATTCTACCTGATGGGGTTTGCCTACTACCTCTCCGATGTGCTCAGTGTGCTGGGGATGACGGCGTCGCTGCCGGTGCAGGCCGTGGCGTTCATGACGGTCGTGGTGCTGACCGGCGTGAGCATCACCGGGACGAAGAACACCGGCGACCTGCAGAGTGCTATCGTCGGGTTGCTGCTGGTGATTCTGGCGGGCTTCCTCGGCCACGGCCTGCTCGACGCGCTTGGCTTCTTCGGGCGGGAGACGGTGCCTGAGTCGTACTTCCCATATGGCATTATGCCGGTCTTCACGACAGCCGCACTGGTCTTCACCTCGTACCTCGGCTTTGCACAGATTGCTACGGTTGCAGGGGAGATTAAAGACCCGGCGCGTAACCTGCCGCGGGCGATGATCGGAAGCGTCCTCCTCGTTGGCGTGCTGTACGTGCTCACCATCTTCCTCAGCACCAGCATCGTAGGGAGCGAAGCGCTCTCCGGGTTGGGGGAGACAGCCATTGTCGAGGTAGCCCGGGCGATCTTCGGCACGGTCGGGGCCGCGGCCATTCTGACGGGTGGTCTGCTCGCGACACTGTCGAGCGCCAACGCGTCCATTCTGAGCTCGTCGCGTTCCCTCTTCGCGCTGAGTCGCGACTCCCTCGTGCCCGACAAGATGCGCGAGATCAACCGGAAATTTCGGACGCCGCACATCGCGCTCCTCCTCACGGGCGTTCCGATCGCGGGGCTGATCCTGTTCGGCCAGGTGGAGGTGCTGGCGGAGGTCGCCTCGCTACTGCACCTGGTGATGTACGGCCTGATGTGCATCACGCTTCTGGTGATGCGAGCCCGACAACCGGCATCGTATGACCCAGACTTCCGGTGCCCCGGCTCACCGGTGCTTCCCGCGCTCGGCGCGCTCGCCAGCTTCGGGCTCATCGCGTTCATGCAGCCGCTCTCAATCGGGCTCGGTTTCGGCGTTCTGATTGCTGCTGCTCTCTGGCACGTGTTCTATGCGCGGGACGTGGACATCGTCTACGAGTGA